One genomic region from Oceaniferula flava encodes:
- a CDS encoding Ser-Thr-rich GPI-anchored membrane family protein: MAMIPADGREELLPQEIDAHTLKSRRMVLDTASLDRIVNGESNHLLAPTPGNEVLDLKIEKIRTRTEQTHSLMGKIAGEELSMVNIVYHDGIVHGTVARYDKNQHFEYRVLLDGHMMVRELDVASIPWRCGKADEGAEAADNAGADQGHTCGPNCSHGDEEITIVPAPELVSQETPVESADTSGWTTIDVVVGYGAQARSNQGGVSAMEAHIIAAVDRMTNAFANSQVTSTELMLLGTIEDPSYAFPGDDAGDMGSVDELGDLSDGNDGKLDDVTDYATTLGADLIAFVCDASQGNTAGIANRPGRYSICARTAMSSSSFTFSHELGHNLGARHSWGDSDDTTTNTSRFGLRFEGSGGNRYRTIMAYSNSPSYSTSRIPHYANTNVLYDGTPTGLADGSNQTGNGDIDPVYISGGFDGSNPSLGARNGEMFLVQSGNNGAVYASNRATRTALDVTSPTLGLQWAAGSTQTISFTGGDMDYTADIDLYQGGVFQYKIADDIEAIDHNYSWTIPLAQDGGNNFTIRVTLNHKDDPVSSYAESLNFVIQGTNDLILNTPIGGETWTRNTVQNITWSSSYGGNVSIEYIKGGGSPVTIVASTPDDGTYEWTIPYDFPTDTDYIIRVTSDVSPFDSSQSAASFSIVAPSNTILSENLDTDPGFTASGVFEFGAPGGSNDADSANTGTNIYDTDLDDTAYSPSTLTTQAIDCSNHTNIMLEFYAHVFVYSGYTVSFEISTDGSNWSTLYSEDGMEARNWSRYSYDITSVASGESTVYVRWAMSGGGSQWTGGGLAIDDITITGDFIPADDVSLVSPNGSESWVRGDSKPITWVSSMSGNVDIELFKGGVSAGMIATETANDGQFNWLLPTSLTAGSDYSVRITSTTQASRTDESDSDFQIVIPGGAFYTENLDTDPGYTASGEFEYGSPSGNNRPSSAQSGSNMYDTILDSTSYFTGSLRSVAIDCSSYENVSLQFWSHIYITSNYQIVFEVSNDNSTWHNLYTSSGVITNNSWVQRDYDISDWADGKSAVYIRWSMNNPTETYSPYNGGGLAIDDISLSGDFIPSQPTYDSWAAGPGVEVDSNGDGVQNGIAWVLGAASPATSATSILPTVDNTSEPDYMIFNYRRADVAHDALNTTIEVEYGSDLLGWTTAVHDNDNVKISVDDDFYGTGIDRVQVKLKQSLGAEDRLFCRLRVTVDE, encoded by the coding sequence ATGGCGATGATTCCTGCCGATGGTCGTGAGGAGCTCCTGCCTCAGGAAATCGATGCGCACACTCTGAAAAGTAGACGCATGGTTCTCGATACAGCATCACTGGACCGTATTGTTAATGGAGAGAGCAACCATCTACTTGCACCTACTCCCGGGAATGAAGTGCTGGATCTCAAGATCGAAAAAATCCGCACTCGCACGGAGCAAACCCACTCACTGATGGGCAAGATCGCAGGGGAGGAACTGAGTATGGTCAACATCGTTTACCACGATGGCATCGTGCATGGCACCGTAGCTCGCTACGATAAGAATCAGCACTTTGAATACCGTGTCCTGCTGGACGGACACATGATGGTGCGCGAACTCGATGTAGCCAGCATCCCCTGGCGCTGTGGTAAAGCGGACGAGGGTGCGGAAGCCGCAGACAACGCTGGTGCAGATCAAGGGCATACCTGTGGTCCAAACTGCAGTCACGGAGACGAAGAAATCACCATTGTTCCGGCTCCTGAATTGGTTTCGCAGGAGACCCCTGTGGAGTCTGCTGACACCTCAGGCTGGACCACCATTGATGTAGTTGTCGGCTACGGTGCGCAAGCTAGATCCAATCAGGGTGGAGTTTCCGCGATGGAAGCTCACATCATCGCCGCCGTGGACCGGATGACCAATGCCTTCGCCAACAGCCAGGTGACCAGCACCGAGCTCATGCTTCTGGGCACGATCGAGGATCCCAGCTACGCCTTCCCCGGTGACGACGCCGGTGATATGGGCAGTGTGGACGAACTCGGAGATTTGAGCGATGGCAACGATGGGAAACTCGATGATGTCACCGACTATGCCACGACTCTTGGCGCCGACCTCATCGCCTTTGTCTGCGATGCCTCTCAGGGCAACACCGCTGGTATCGCCAATCGCCCAGGCCGCTACAGCATTTGTGCGCGCACTGCGATGTCCAGCTCCAGCTTTACCTTCAGCCATGAGCTCGGTCATAATTTGGGGGCGAGGCACAGTTGGGGGGATTCAGACGATACGACCACCAACACATCACGCTTTGGTTTACGTTTCGAGGGGAGTGGAGGAAACCGCTACCGCACGATCATGGCATACAGCAACAGCCCGTCATACTCCACCAGCCGCATCCCTCATTACGCCAATACCAATGTCTTGTATGATGGCACTCCGACAGGTCTTGCAGACGGCAGTAACCAGACCGGTAATGGCGACATCGACCCTGTTTACATTTCAGGCGGTTTTGACGGCTCAAACCCGAGTCTCGGTGCCAGAAATGGCGAAATGTTCCTGGTGCAGTCTGGAAACAACGGCGCAGTCTACGCCTCCAATCGAGCGACCCGGACAGCCTTAGACGTGACCAGCCCCACCCTCGGGTTGCAATGGGCCGCAGGCTCCACCCAGACCATCAGCTTCACTGGTGGCGACATGGACTACACGGCCGACATCGACCTCTATCAAGGTGGCGTTTTCCAATACAAGATCGCGGATGACATCGAAGCCATCGACCACAACTATTCCTGGACCATCCCACTCGCTCAGGATGGTGGTAATAATTTCACCATCCGGGTGACCCTCAACCATAAGGACGATCCGGTATCCTCTTATGCGGAAAGCTTGAACTTTGTAATTCAGGGAACGAATGATCTTATTCTGAACACCCCAATCGGTGGCGAAACCTGGACTCGCAACACCGTCCAGAACATCACCTGGTCCTCGAGTTACGGCGGCAATGTAAGCATCGAATACATCAAGGGTGGGGGCAGTCCGGTCACCATCGTCGCCAGCACTCCGGACGACGGCACTTACGAGTGGACCATTCCTTACGATTTCCCGACGGATACGGATTACATCATCCGGGTCACCAGCGATGTCTCACCTTTCGACTCAAGCCAGAGTGCCGCCAGTTTCAGTATTGTCGCACCCAGTAACACGATTCTTTCTGAAAATTTAGACACAGACCCCGGTTTCACCGCTAGTGGCGTGTTCGAGTTCGGTGCTCCCGGTGGCTCCAATGATGCAGACAGTGCCAACACCGGCACCAACATCTATGATACCGATCTCGATGACACGGCATACTCCCCAAGCACCCTGACCACTCAGGCTATAGACTGCTCCAACCACACCAATATCATGTTGGAGTTCTACGCCCACGTCTTTGTCTACTCAGGATATACCGTGTCGTTTGAAATCTCCACCGATGGCAGCAACTGGTCCACGCTTTATTCAGAAGACGGAATGGAGGCCCGGAATTGGAGTCGATACAGCTATGACATCACCTCTGTCGCATCGGGGGAATCCACTGTTTACGTCAGATGGGCCATGTCGGGCGGCGGCTCCCAGTGGACCGGTGGCGGACTTGCTATCGATGACATCACCATCACCGGAGATTTCATCCCAGCCGATGATGTCTCGCTAGTTTCACCCAATGGCAGTGAGAGCTGGGTGCGCGGAGATTCGAAGCCGATAACGTGGGTTTCCTCCATGTCCGGCAACGTCGATATCGAGCTCTTCAAAGGGGGAGTGAGTGCAGGCATGATCGCCACGGAGACCGCGAATGACGGACAGTTCAACTGGCTGCTACCCACCTCTCTGACGGCGGGCAGCGATTACAGCGTCAGGATCACCAGCACGACCCAAGCTTCACGAACGGATGAAAGTGATTCCGATTTCCAAATCGTGATTCCAGGCGGGGCTTTCTACACTGAAAACCTAGATACTGACCCGGGCTACACCGCATCGGGCGAATTCGAGTATGGTAGTCCAAGTGGCAACAATAGGCCTTCTTCAGCTCAATCAGGGAGTAATATGTATGACACCATTCTGGACAGCACCTCATATTTCACGGGCTCCCTGAGATCAGTTGCGATCGATTGTTCGAGTTACGAAAATGTGAGTCTGCAGTTTTGGTCGCACATTTATATCACAAGTAATTACCAGATTGTCTTCGAGGTTTCCAATGACAACAGCACCTGGCACAATCTTTACACCTCATCCGGAGTCATCACGAATAACTCCTGGGTGCAGCGGGATTACGACATTTCTGATTGGGCGGATGGCAAATCCGCGGTCTACATCCGCTGGTCAATGAACAATCCTACCGAGACGTATTCCCCGTACAATGGTGGAGGTCTAGCCATCGATGACATCAGTCTCAGTGGCGACTTCATTCCCAGCCAACCCACCTACGATTCCTGGGCCGCGGGGCCTGGAGTGGAAGTGGACTCTAACGGCGACGGTGTCCAGAACGGCATCGCATGGGTGTTAGGCGCCGCCAGTCCTGCTACCAGTGCAACTTCAATCCTACCCACGGTGGATAACACTTCGGAACCCGACTATATGATCTTCAATTATCGGCGCGCTGATGTAGCTCATGATGCTCTCAACACGACCATTGAAGTTGAGTATGGTAGCGATTTGTTGGGATGGACCACTGCGGTTCACGACAATGACAACGTCAAGATCAGTGTGGACGATGACTTCTACGGCACAGGAATCGATCGGGTCCAAGTCAAACTGAAGCAAAGCCTCGGCGCTGAAGACCGTTTATTCTGTCGCCTAAGAGTCACTGTAGACGAGTAA